The Paenibacillus sp. YPG26 genome includes a window with the following:
- a CDS encoding DUF5057 domain-containing protein: MKNIRYLALFLILGFFLTIVLVRVNADNPAPYPLRILEIRDNTETSELTNVVRSLPGMDLNIRNVDTIRMKKFVALRDELDGKYDAIYIGSGAYSTNGVQTFTSLNSGQANAHNTTELMNDITMLKANAIVKEYVDKGLLVIVNNKVLEQKPQGNLYKVFYPYSTKAGARSNVIFVNSTDLTSTSGSPALAKKLADTPYAGMLTKRPRLKVNSKPIDYSADQTKVYTTGNKLTFTFDANNITDFRNRIINANLYIGVDSVLKMDENQLVASVPVTSASGNITYDLPKAYSGLLYWRLELVDQTSKLKSYETGTIQYQDEKTVVRVLQVMPSDNTNSSLLTTTNMNPEYLNNKNYSYNRGNYDIQIKNMRIDTFNSSGYMTLNGDYDMLIFGFRDEYNRYAAISSNAAAAVKKFISTGQAVMFTHDTIFEDPNSGNSNWRNWRDYFQTDTGQIAPKTNLGLGAPRSSEATRIVNDGLLTQYPFYLSKSGASSPSVNVTHNQYFTLNLEDESIVPWYNIAGGTRDEQDSWNHYYTYSKGNVTYSGTGHDNTGFPEWEQKLFVNTMYRAFIGSNHAPVITVHSPVANAIIPSYQNLVVSYTVNDWDLKDRNLTTGFRFKFSDGTEKVMMPEQTVHTGNVVNMTFDNPLPQGGDMSVEITARDKQGAIVKQSVPVKIQKITANLQTDRTISANVVNGKVAKNDPVTLRYTITPKQIPYYAEKNPIQISGIRFNEVLPPNLQIANIAMSTAAGTVVQSGSLESGYTLTGTLNPITYRLSSDKKFYIADPVVFDITVIPTKNGVYSLTNSVLTFTDIGAKQPTTLPFQNYVFEAVTWLTKLSLPDATLIVGDTLPLIAKYEPEDATNKDFNWISDKPGVVSVDPVTGIINAISVGEARITVKATDGSGVTGTAIVKVIQPDLIISGLNTVRKGEQIELIASLPLVNQKVNLITWDPKESGYIDVVDSSDFYKKMVTGQKSGTVTIVVTATTENESTHVIRTYTKEYQVTVINPLQGINITGGDQVEVGSSINLGVKLNPLDADDLDKLIYQWEVTDSTGGTLASLSTTDSQTTSLTGLKPGTVIVTVSAGGKSSSKEITIMPKPLKALALPEEISMKVGKMHNLMEDLSILTPGLTPEDKSSLIWTVVSFENAVRILGPDTGPGAGIIAALREGRAVVKVAYRENPNVSDSTTIIVSKDSNEDRY, encoded by the coding sequence ATGAAGAATATTAGGTATTTAGCACTATTTTTAATATTAGGTTTCTTTCTGACTATTGTACTGGTAAGAGTGAACGCGGATAATCCAGCGCCTTACCCGCTCAGAATTCTGGAAATCCGGGATAATACAGAGACTTCGGAATTGACAAATGTGGTCAGGAGTCTCCCAGGCATGGATCTAAATATCCGAAATGTCGACACGATTCGCATGAAGAAATTCGTTGCATTGAGGGATGAGCTGGATGGTAAGTATGATGCGATCTACATTGGATCGGGGGCTTACAGTACGAATGGGGTGCAGACTTTCACCTCCCTTAACTCTGGACAGGCCAATGCTCATAATACAACCGAGCTGATGAATGACATCACCATGCTTAAAGCGAATGCCATTGTGAAGGAATATGTGGACAAGGGTCTGCTCGTTATCGTTAACAACAAAGTTCTTGAACAGAAGCCGCAGGGCAACTTGTATAAGGTATTTTATCCTTACAGCACAAAAGCCGGGGCCAGAAGCAATGTGATCTTTGTGAATTCGACTGACCTGACTTCAACTAGCGGAAGTCCTGCGCTCGCAAAAAAACTCGCGGATACGCCTTATGCGGGTATGCTGACCAAACGGCCAAGACTCAAGGTGAATTCCAAACCCATCGACTATAGCGCTGACCAGACTAAAGTGTATACGACTGGCAACAAACTGACATTCACTTTTGACGCTAATAATATTACGGACTTCAGGAATCGCATTATCAACGCGAACTTGTATATAGGTGTAGACAGTGTGCTCAAAATGGATGAGAATCAGCTGGTCGCCTCCGTACCGGTTACCTCTGCATCAGGGAATATCACGTATGATCTGCCAAAGGCTTACTCCGGGCTGCTCTATTGGAGACTTGAACTGGTTGACCAGACAAGCAAGCTGAAGAGTTACGAGACAGGCACGATCCAGTATCAAGACGAGAAGACGGTTGTCCGTGTGCTACAGGTTATGCCGTCTGACAATACGAACAGCAGCTTGTTGACTACCACTAATATGAACCCGGAATATTTGAACAATAAGAACTACAGCTATAATAGAGGCAATTATGATATCCAGATCAAGAATATGAGGATCGACACCTTTAACAGCTCAGGTTATATGACACTTAATGGTGATTACGACATGCTTATTTTTGGCTTCAGGGATGAATATAACCGTTATGCAGCGATCAGCTCTAATGCAGCAGCAGCCGTAAAAAAGTTCATTTCAACAGGACAAGCTGTCATGTTCACGCATGATACAATCTTCGAGGATCCGAACTCGGGGAACTCCAACTGGAGGAACTGGAGAGACTATTTCCAGACCGACACGGGTCAGATTGCTCCCAAGACGAATCTGGGACTCGGGGCGCCAAGAAGCTCGGAAGCTACAAGAATTGTAAATGACGGCCTTCTTACTCAATACCCATTTTATCTAAGCAAATCGGGTGCTAGCTCACCTAGTGTCAACGTGACGCATAACCAGTATTTCACCTTGAATCTTGAAGATGAGTCGATTGTTCCCTGGTATAACATTGCGGGCGGCACACGGGATGAGCAGGACAGCTGGAACCATTACTACACCTACTCCAAGGGTAATGTAACTTACTCAGGGACAGGACATGACAACACCGGATTCCCAGAATGGGAGCAAAAGTTGTTCGTGAACACGATGTATCGTGCTTTTATCGGTTCGAATCATGCGCCCGTCATCACCGTTCATTCACCGGTAGCCAATGCAATCATACCTTCGTATCAGAATCTCGTTGTCAGCTATACCGTCAATGACTGGGATCTGAAGGACCGCAACCTCACAACTGGCTTCAGGTTCAAATTCTCTGACGGAACCGAGAAGGTGATGATGCCTGAGCAGACTGTTCATACGGGGAACGTAGTTAATATGACCTTTGATAACCCACTGCCGCAGGGCGGGGATATGTCTGTTGAGATCACCGCTCGCGACAAGCAGGGCGCTATAGTCAAGCAGTCTGTTCCTGTGAAGATTCAGAAAATTACGGCCAACCTTCAGACGGATCGTACTATTTCGGCTAATGTTGTGAATGGCAAGGTAGCCAAGAATGATCCGGTCACCCTGCGTTACACGATTACACCCAAGCAGATTCCTTACTATGCCGAGAAGAATCCGATCCAGATTAGCGGCATTCGGTTCAACGAAGTTCTGCCACCTAACCTTCAAATCGCAAATATTGCGATGAGCACGGCCGCTGGAACCGTTGTACAAAGCGGGAGCCTGGAGAGCGGATATACACTTACAGGGACCTTGAACCCGATAACCTACCGGCTCTCCAGTGATAAGAAATTCTATATCGCCGACCCGGTTGTGTTCGACATTACCGTGATTCCGACTAAGAACGGCGTATACTCGTTAACGAATTCGGTGCTAACCTTCACAGATATTGGTGCTAAACAGCCGACGACGTTACCTTTTCAAAATTATGTATTTGAGGCTGTCACCTGGCTGACGAAGCTGTCGCTGCCGGACGCCACTCTGATTGTGGGTGATACCCTTCCGCTTATCGCCAAGTATGAACCAGAGGATGCAACGAACAAGGATTTCAACTGGATTTCCGACAAGCCAGGAGTTGTCTCGGTTGACCCGGTAACCGGAATTATCAATGCGATTAGTGTAGGAGAAGCCCGGATTACCGTTAAAGCGACAGATGGCAGCGGGGTTACGGGCACGGCCATAGTCAAGGTTATCCAGCCGGATCTGATCATCAGCGGTCTGAACACCGTGAGGAAAGGTGAACAGATTGAGCTCATAGCCTCCCTGCCTCTTGTGAACCAGAAGGTGAACTTGATAACCTGGGATCCCAAGGAAAGTGGTTATATAGATGTGGTTGACTCCAGTGACTTCTACAAAAAGATGGTTACAGGCCAGAAGTCAGGGACCGTTACTATTGTGGTCACCGCTACCACCGAGAATGAGAGCACACATGTAATTCGCACCTATACGAAGGAATATCAAGTTACCGTCATTAATCCTTTGCAAGGAATCAACATTACAGGGGGAGATCAGGTGGAGGTTGGCAGCAGTATCAATCTGGGTGTAAAGCTTAACCCGCTTGACGCTGACGATCTGGATAAGCTGATCTATCAGTGGGAAGTTACTGACAGCACCGGGGGAACGCTGGCTAGTCTAAGTACAACAGATTCCCAGACAACCTCACTAACTGGCTTGAAACCGGGAACAGTAATAGTTACTGTATCCGCTGGAGGGAAATCCTCGAGCAAGGAGATTACTATCATGCCAAAACCTTTAAAGGCACTCGCTCTACCAGAGGAGATCTCGATGAAAGTTGGGAAGATGCATAACCTAATGGAAGACCTGTCTATATTGACACCAGGCCTTACGCCTGAAGACAAGTCCTCCTTGATCTGGACCGTTGTTTCATTTGAGAATGCCGTACGAATTCTGGGCCCTGATACTGGACCTGGTGCGGGCATCATCGCAGCCTTAAGAGAAGGCAGAGCTGTAGTTAAGGTCGCTTATAGAGAGAATCCAAATGTCTCCGACTCCACTACAATTATAGTGAGCAAGGACAGCAACGAAGACCGTTATTAA
- a CDS encoding ATPase, T2SS/T4P/T4SS family yields MAMVKKRLGDLLVEHGVISEEQLQEALKEQRKTKRRLGDLLISQGYITEQQLIEVLEFQLGIPHVNLFKYQIDPALTQIIPESMAKRYQVLPFMKEGGKLMVAMADPLDYFAIEDLRMTTGFRIEPAISTRDDLQRAIARHYGLRDSMSQMMGELPTQEEIEETEITDESSPIVRLVNQMIQQAVHLKASDIHVDPGENNLAIRYRIDGLLRTERVIPKQMQGFITARLKIMAKLNIAERRLPQDGRMKLQFDLKMVDIRVSSLPTIHGEKIVLRLLDLSTGVKSIDHLGFSQRDMEVFKDMIEKPYGILLITGPTGSGKTTTLYSALSHLNNESSNIITVEDPVEYQLEGINQVHVNPAIGLTFAAGLRSILRQDPNIVMVGEIRDNETAEIAIRASLTGHLVLSTIHTNDAISTITRLRDMDIEPYLIASSLLGVVAQRLVRRICPECRTSYTPTEQEVILLNSHGREVQTLYRGKGCGNCNQTGYRGRLAIHEVLLINDQLRRMITSSDSVEELRQAAREQGMVDLMDDGFDKVLQGVTTVQEVLRETVAH; encoded by the coding sequence ATGGCCATGGTGAAGAAGAGATTGGGAGATCTGCTGGTAGAGCATGGGGTTATCTCCGAGGAACAGCTCCAGGAGGCTCTGAAGGAACAGCGCAAGACGAAGCGGCGGCTGGGGGATCTGTTGATCTCTCAAGGCTATATTACTGAGCAGCAGTTAATAGAGGTACTGGAATTCCAGCTTGGTATTCCGCATGTGAATCTATTTAAATATCAGATTGACCCGGCTCTAACTCAAATTATTCCGGAAAGTATGGCCAAGCGTTATCAGGTGCTTCCTTTTATGAAGGAAGGCGGCAAGCTGATGGTTGCCATGGCGGACCCGCTGGACTACTTTGCCATCGAAGATCTGCGCATGACCACGGGATTCCGGATCGAGCCGGCAATCTCTACACGGGATGACCTGCAGAGAGCTATAGCGCGCCATTATGGCCTGCGGGACTCCATGAGCCAGATGATGGGGGAACTGCCCACCCAGGAAGAGATAGAAGAGACGGAGATCACGGATGAGAGCTCGCCCATTGTTCGGCTGGTGAATCAAATGATCCAGCAGGCGGTCCATTTGAAGGCATCAGATATTCATGTGGACCCGGGGGAGAACAATCTGGCGATCCGCTACCGGATTGATGGCCTGCTTAGAACGGAACGGGTAATCCCTAAGCAGATGCAGGGCTTTATTACAGCGAGACTCAAGATTATGGCCAAGCTGAACATTGCGGAGCGGCGTCTTCCACAGGATGGGCGCATGAAGCTGCAGTTCGACCTCAAGATGGTGGATATCCGGGTGTCCTCATTGCCTACAATTCATGGGGAGAAGATTGTGCTGCGTCTGCTGGATTTGAGCACAGGGGTCAAGTCGATTGACCATCTTGGCTTCAGCCAGCGTGATATGGAAGTCTTCAAGGATATGATCGAGAAGCCTTACGGGATTCTATTGATTACCGGTCCGACAGGCAGTGGTAAGACAACGACCCTGTATTCGGCGCTGAGCCATCTGAATAATGAGAGCTCTAATATTATTACGGTGGAAGACCCGGTGGAATATCAGCTTGAAGGGATTAATCAGGTGCATGTGAATCCGGCGATTGGCCTTACTTTTGCCGCGGGACTGCGCTCGATCCTTCGTCAAGACCCGAATATTGTAATGGTCGGAGAGATCCGGGATAACGAGACGGCGGAGATCGCCATCCGGGCTTCCCTGACGGGACACCTGGTGCTATCCACCATTCATACGAATGATGCGATCAGTACGATCACCCGTCTTCGGGATATGGACATCGAGCCTTATCTTATCGCCTCATCCCTGCTCGGAGTTGTAGCACAGCGGCTTGTCCGCCGGATCTGCCCGGAGTGCAGAACTTCTTACACCCCCACTGAGCAGGAGGTCATCCTGCTGAACAGCCATGGCAGAGAGGTTCAGACCTTGTACCGCGGCAAAGGTTGCGGGAATTGCAATCAGACCGGTTATCGCGGCAGGCTTGCGATTCATGAGGTTCTACTCATTAACGACCAGCTGCGCAGGATGATTACCAGCTCCGATTCCGTAGAAGAGCTTCGTCAGGCGGCACGTGAGCAGGGAATGGTTGATCTGATGGATGACGGCTTCGATAAGGTGCTGCAGGGCGTAACCACGGTACAGGAGGTTCTGCGTGAGACCGTTGCTCACTAA
- a CDS encoding type IV pilus twitching motility protein PilT: MTQQIEQLLRRANDDGASDLHISAGSPPMMRIDGTLTPLDDSLVTAAEAQQMAEELLGAEKAQKFHEAGEIDFAHTIEDVGRYRINIYRQRGEISIAARLIPGTIPTLEQLQLPSIITTLANKPQGLILVTGPTGSGKSSTLAAVIGYINRTQKKHIVTLEDPVEYLHTHGSSLIHQREVGRDTASFANGLRAALRQDPDVILVGEMRDLETISAAITAAETGHLVLATLHTTDAPQTIDRIIDAFPGPQQAQIRAQLASVLISVISQRLLPRAGRAGGRLCATEILVNTPAVANLIRTEKSHQIKSLMQTGRQQGMHTLDMAIREQLQQGLVDPSAAKAYLTEAMS; this comes from the coding sequence ATGACTCAACAGATAGAACAACTGCTAAGACGAGCGAACGATGATGGTGCCTCTGATCTTCATATTTCAGCAGGCTCCCCTCCTATGATGCGGATAGACGGAACACTCACACCTCTTGACGATAGTCTGGTTACCGCGGCTGAGGCTCAGCAGATGGCTGAGGAGCTGCTTGGCGCGGAGAAGGCCCAGAAGTTCCATGAAGCGGGAGAAATAGATTTCGCCCACACTATCGAAGACGTGGGAAGATACCGAATAAATATATATAGACAGCGTGGTGAGATCAGTATCGCAGCAAGACTTATTCCAGGCACAATTCCTACATTAGAGCAGCTGCAGCTACCTTCGATTATCACTACGCTTGCGAATAAGCCTCAAGGATTAATCCTCGTAACCGGGCCAACCGGAAGCGGGAAATCCTCCACATTAGCCGCAGTCATCGGCTACATTAACCGGACTCAGAAGAAGCATATTGTCACTTTGGAAGATCCGGTGGAATATCTGCACACCCATGGATCCTCGCTGATTCATCAGCGGGAGGTGGGAAGGGATACAGCCAGCTTCGCCAATGGTCTGAGAGCTGCACTCCGGCAGGATCCGGACGTGATTCTGGTCGGTGAGATGCGCGATTTGGAGACCATATCGGCGGCCATCACCGCAGCGGAGACCGGTCACCTTGTACTGGCTACGCTGCATACCACGGATGCTCCGCAGACGATTGACCGGATCATCGATGCCTTTCCAGGTCCGCAGCAGGCCCAGATTCGCGCTCAGCTGGCTTCGGTGCTGATCTCGGTCATCTCGCAGCGGCTTCTGCCGCGAGCAGGCCGTGCGGGCGGAAGGCTATGCGCCACTGAGATCCTGGTGAATACGCCAGCAGTGGCGAATCTGATTCGAACCGAGAAGAGCCACCAGATCAAGAGCCTAATGCAGACCGGGCGACAGCAAGGCATGCATACGCTGGATATGGCCATTCGCGAGCAGCTGCAGCAGGGTCTTGTTGATCCCTCAGCAGCCAAGGCTTATCTTACGGAGGCGATGAGCTGA
- a CDS encoding type II secretion system F family protein encodes MPQFEYQIKTARGKQLKGKLSAADKSTAMEELRKRGVTVFSLKEQNTTLLSKEIYIGNPVKNVQFIIYCRQFATLIRAGVTIVDATVILSEQTDSKALRKALRDIHSSLLRGVPYSQAVQDHKKIFPSMFVSMIRAGEESGNLEGTLDRLAQFFEKQYKTKEKVKSALMYPITVGVLAIAAVVYLLWAIVPQFVQMFASMNAELPVVTKIVLALSNSIQHQWYYWFGGLLLLIIGFQLYKRTEKGAYWVDYAKLKVPVFGKLIQKSAIAQFARTFSSLYASSVPVLQSLAIVEDVAGNKVIAGFIHSAGDSLRQGNPLSEPLKKAWVFPPLVTQMIAIGEETGALDQMLEKVADFYEMDVENTVDRLKSLIEPLLIVFLAAVVGTIVAAIMLPMFSIYGQMG; translated from the coding sequence ATGCCGCAATTTGAATATCAGATTAAGACAGCCAGAGGGAAGCAGCTGAAAGGCAAGCTCTCTGCAGCGGACAAGTCTACCGCTATGGAAGAACTCCGCAAGCGGGGAGTTACGGTATTTTCCCTTAAGGAGCAGAACACCACACTGCTCTCCAAAGAAATCTATATTGGTAATCCAGTCAAGAATGTACAGTTCATTATCTACTGCCGGCAGTTCGCTACCTTGATCCGTGCTGGAGTCACTATAGTGGATGCTACGGTAATTCTGTCCGAACAGACGGACAGCAAGGCGCTGAGAAAGGCACTGCGGGATATTCACTCCAGTCTGCTGCGCGGTGTTCCCTACTCACAGGCGGTTCAGGATCATAAGAAGATCTTCCCGTCCATGTTCGTCAGCATGATCCGCGCCGGGGAAGAGTCCGGGAATCTGGAGGGGACGCTTGACCGCCTGGCCCAATTCTTCGAGAAGCAGTACAAGACCAAGGAGAAGGTCAAGTCCGCCTTGATGTATCCCATTACGGTGGGCGTGCTCGCTATCGCTGCGGTAGTGTACCTGTTGTGGGCGATCGTGCCCCAGTTCGTGCAGATGTTCGCTTCCATGAATGCGGAACTTCCGGTTGTAACGAAGATTGTGCTCGCCCTTAGCAACAGTATTCAGCATCAGTGGTACTACTGGTTCGGGGGTCTGCTGCTTCTAATAATTGGATTCCAGTTATACAAACGGACGGAGAAGGGAGCCTACTGGGTCGATTATGCCAAGCTTAAGGTTCCTGTATTCGGTAAATTGATTCAAAAGAGCGCCATCGCGCAGTTCGCCCGCACCTTCTCATCCCTGTATGCCAGCTCCGTGCCTGTGCTGCAGTCCCTGGCGATCGTGGAAGACGTCGCCGGGAATAAAGTCATTGCCGGATTCATTCACAGTGCCGGGGATTCACTAAGACAGGGTAATCCGCTAAGTGAACCCCTTAAGAAGGCGTGGGTGTTTCCACCGCTGGTCACACAGATGATTGCGATAGGTGAGGAGACGGGAGCGCTTGATCAGATGCTTGAGAAGGTCGCGGATTTCTACGAGATGGATGTAGAGAACACGGTAGACCGGTTGAAGTCGCTCATTGAGCCGCTGCTTATCGTTTTCCTCGCTGCTGTGGTAGGTACCATTGTGGCTGCGATTATGCTGCCGATGTTCAGTATCTATGGTCAGATGGGATAA
- a CDS encoding prepilin-type N-terminal cleavage/methylation domain-containing protein, with the protein MLAQAMNRRLKKLGKEEKGFTLIELLAVIVILGIIAIIAIPLISNIINNARTDSDVATARQVYDAARLYIINEKNGDFKDKTVSIVSNATGDDTLQGKGYLEKGIVLPSTKAQITGGTVTFDANGNLKATDGVVIKTTSNAGDDKKYSADEIMKAKAAPATNTNSNTNTNTNNGG; encoded by the coding sequence ATGTTAGCACAAGCTATGAACAGAAGATTGAAGAAACTTGGGAAGGAAGAGAAAGGATTCACCCTGATCGAGCTCTTGGCCGTTATCGTTATCCTCGGTATTATTGCAATTATTGCGATTCCGCTGATTAGTAATATTATTAATAATGCTAGAACAGATTCCGATGTAGCTACCGCCAGACAGGTGTACGATGCCGCTAGACTTTATATTATCAATGAGAAGAATGGCGATTTCAAAGATAAAACTGTAAGTATTGTTTCTAATGCTACAGGCGATGATACTCTTCAAGGAAAAGGTTATCTAGAAAAAGGAATAGTTTTACCAAGTACAAAAGCTCAAATTACAGGAGGAACAGTAACATTTGATGCGAACGGTAATCTGAAAGCTACAGACGGGGTTGTGATTAAAACCACTTCAAATGCTGGTGATGATAAGAAGTATTCCGCTGATGAAATAATGAAAGCTAAAGCCGCACCGGCCACTAATACTAACAGCAATACTAACACTAATACTAATAACGGTGGCTAA
- a CDS encoding A24 family peptidase: protein MSIFIAIYVTLLGLMLGSFYNVVALRVPAGESIIHPPSRCSSCGTRLRARDLIPVFSYLFSGGRCRNCSAKLSALYPLGEAATGLLFLWVYLRTGLAGESLVGLALVSLGVIVTISDLKYMRIPNKVLLFFAPLLILLRILVPEYSLWSHMLGALAGGGIILLIIVISGGGMGMGDAKLLALCGLVIGLPNTLLALFIACVLGTLVGGVLMLAGILQRRQPIPFGPWLIIGIFVAYGYGSQIISGYFSLIG from the coding sequence ATGTCTATCTTTATTGCCATATATGTTACTCTGCTAGGATTGATGCTCGGTTCCTTTTATAACGTGGTTGCCCTCCGTGTACCGGCGGGGGAATCTATCATTCATCCGCCATCCCGCTGCTCTTCCTGCGGGACCCGGCTTCGGGCGAGGGATCTCATCCCGGTGTTCAGCTATCTGTTCTCAGGCGGCAGATGCCGCAACTGTTCAGCCAAGCTGTCCGCGCTCTATCCGCTGGGAGAGGCCGCAACCGGCCTGCTCTTCCTGTGGGTCTATCTCCGGACAGGGCTCGCCGGTGAGTCTCTGGTTGGACTGGCTCTGGTCAGTCTCGGCGTGATTGTGACCATCTCGGACTTGAAATATATGCGCATTCCGAATAAAGTGCTGCTTTTTTTCGCGCCATTACTTATCTTACTGCGTATCCTTGTTCCCGAATATTCCCTTTGGAGTCATATGCTTGGGGCTCTTGCCGGGGGAGGGATCATTCTGCTCATTATTGTCATCTCCGGCGGGGGGATGGGCATGGGGGATGCGAAGCTGCTGGCATTATGCGGCCTCGTTATAGGGCTTCCGAACACACTCCTTGCGCTATTCATCGCTTGTGTGCTTGGGACCCTGGTTGGCGGAGTCCTCATGTTAGCCGGCATTCTACAGCGCAGGCAGCCCATTCCCTTCGGGCCTTGGTTGATTATAGGGATATTCGTGGCTTACGGATACGGTTCACAGATTATTAGCGGGTACTTCTCGCTCATCGGTTAG